A window of Campylobacter pinnipediorum subsp. pinnipediorum contains these coding sequences:
- a CDS encoding disulfide bond formation protein B → MNDLNKTKFFYSLMCLAGFLIIALPVGIANFYFGYVLGDSPCILCWGQREAMIFIGVMALFIVRYGLKGKYLATLLVMTAFAIWQSFAHFGNHAERDLDQGFGLPIFGIHTYFWAEIVFWVVVLMLGVIFFFAPRFDSFEKELNGEKTRKFTKATSAMFIIVSVIIASNVFQAFVSTGIPPYHGQGDPVRFTFDKKYIVWDKSGWGSFWKNISFLGKRDVRNPDYAFAPASEKLGIKFDNNPENAPTKIDETLSIVSQKDLSIKAPLNSLNYINNEYVGSSKFNVFFMNDEFEINDEFELDPYFSATVDPIIGIVPYMQDKFILMGSNKSFLRFAKNPNADKFLQYADFIKGNDKFEGQGDGLGRGRINTVRAKFHHIASMATDGDYLYTATVPNNKDKNKFVISKISTKDRVLSAEFTPNANLKQDKTLGDLYITSMVYKDGLLYALSKQHNIILLIDLKNQEVVKTISFPSEIANARALILNNDKFDILSYQDDKNILFTLE, encoded by the coding sequence ATGAACGATTTAAACAAAACAAAGTTTTTTTATTCATTAATGTGCTTAGCAGGATTTTTGATAATAGCCCTGCCTGTAGGTATAGCAAATTTTTACTTCGGATATGTATTAGGTGATAGTCCTTGCATACTTTGCTGGGGACAAAGAGAGGCTATGATTTTCATAGGCGTAATGGCTCTATTTATAGTTAGATATGGCTTAAAAGGCAAATACTTAGCAACTCTATTAGTGATGACAGCATTTGCTATATGGCAGTCATTTGCACACTTTGGAAATCACGCAGAAAGAGACTTGGATCAAGGTTTTGGATTGCCTATTTTTGGGATACATACTTATTTTTGGGCTGAGATAGTCTTTTGGGTTGTTGTTTTGATGCTTGGTGTTATCTTTTTCTTTGCACCTAGATTTGACTCTTTTGAAAAAGAATTAAATGGCGAAAAAACTAGAAAATTCACAAAAGCTACAAGCGCGATGTTTATAATTGTTTCAGTTATCATAGCTTCAAACGTATTTCAAGCTTTTGTCAGCACAGGTATACCGCCATATCATGGTCAAGGAGATCCTGTTAGATTTACTTTTGACAAAAAATACATAGTATGGGATAAAAGTGGCTGGGGTAGTTTTTGGAAAAACATATCTTTCTTAGGAAAACGTGATGTAAGAAACCCTGATTATGCTTTTGCACCAGCAAGTGAAAAATTAGGTATAAAATTTGATAATAACCCAGAAAATGCACCGACTAAAATAGATGAAACTTTAAGTATAGTTAGCCAAAAAGATTTGAGCATCAAAGCACCTTTAAACTCACTAAATTATATAAATAATGAGTATGTTGGTAGTTCAAAATTTAATGTATTTTTTATGAATGATGAGTTTGAGATAAATGATGAGTTTGAGTTAGATCCATATTTCTCAGCTACAGTAGATCCTATCATAGGCATTGTTCCATATATGCAAGATAAATTTATACTAATGGGTTCAAACAAATCATTCTTAAGATTTGCAAAAAATCCAAACGCTGATAAATTTTTGCAATATGCTGATTTTATCAAAGGAAATGATAAATTTGAAGGTCAAGGCGATGGCTTAGGAAGAGGTAGGATAAATACTGTAAGAGCTAAGTTTCATCATATAGCAAGTATGGCAACAGATGGTGATTATCTATACACCGCAACTGTTCCTAACAACAAAGACAAAAATAAATTTGTTATATCTAAAATCTCAACAAAAGATAGAGTACTGTCTGCTGAATTTACTCCTAATGCTAATTTAAAACAAGACAAAACATTAGGTGATTTATATATAACATCTATGGTATATAAAGATGGTTTACTTTATGCTCTAAGTAAGCAACACAACATTATTTTATTGATTGACTTAAAAAATCAAGAAGTTGTAAAAACTATATCTTTCCCAAGTGAGATAGCTAATGCTAGAGCCTTGATTTTAAATAACGATAAATTTGATATCTTGTCTTATCAAGACGACAAAAACATTCTTTTTACACTAGAATAA
- a CDS encoding dihydroneopterin aldolase — MEFLELLMVLIAMIIIIAKPEKEKLAFTLVVASWLLMIFLYMGDKSTNLLTHINL; from the coding sequence ATGGAGTTTTTAGAACTTTTAATGGTTTTAATAGCGATGATAATAATAATCGCAAAACCAGAAAAAGAAAAACTTGCGTTTACATTAGTTGTAGCATCTTGGCTACTTATGATCTTTTTATACATGGGTGACAAATCAACAAATCTTCTTACCCATATAAACCTATAA
- a CDS encoding DUF362 domain-containing protein, with amino-acid sequence MAVKITDICISCGSCIDECPVEAIVDDSSNPDGLDAYYVYADKCVECVGHNDEPACANACPTDGCIVWDAPYAGQPSRDEIGAELRDGTTPVVG; translated from the coding sequence ATGGCAGTAAAAATTACAGATATTTGTATAAGCTGTGGTTCTTGTATAGATGAATGCCCAGTTGAGGCTATAGTAGATGATAGTTCAAACCCAGATGGATTAGATGCATACTATGTATATGCAGATAAATGTGTTGAGTGTGTTGGACACAATGATGAGCCAGCTTGTGCTAATGCCTGTCCAACCGATGGTTGTATAGTATGGGATGCTCCATATGCTGGACAACCATCACGCGATGAGATAGGTGCTGAGCTTAGAGATGGAACTACTCCGGTTGTAGGCTAA
- the ndk gene encoding nucleoside-diphosphate kinase encodes MQRTLSIIKPDAVKKGVIGKIIDRFETNGLRVVAIKRLLLSDYDAKTFYAIHKERPFFGELVEFMTSGPVVVMVLEGDNAVSQNRELMGATNPKEAKPGTIRADFADSIDANAVHGSDSLENAKNEISFFFSDREIF; translated from the coding sequence ATGCAAAGAACACTTTCTATAATAAAACCAGATGCCGTAAAAAAGGGTGTTATTGGTAAGATTATTGATAGATTTGAGACAAATGGCTTAAGAGTTGTGGCTATAAAGAGATTGTTGCTTAGTGATTATGATGCAAAGACCTTTTATGCTATACATAAAGAAAGACCTTTTTTTGGTGAACTTGTTGAGTTTATGACAAGTGGCCCAGTTGTTGTTATGGTTCTTGAAGGCGATAATGCTGTGTCTCAAAATAGAGAGCTTATGGGTGCAACAAATCCAAAAGAGGCAAAGCCTGGTACTATAAGGGCTGATTTTGCGGATAGTATAGATGCAAATGCTGTTCATGGAAGCGATAGCTTAGAAAATGCTAAAAATGAAATAAGCTTTTTCTTTTCAGATAGAGAAATTTTCTAA
- the rpmF gene encoding 50S ribosomal protein L32, with amino-acid sequence MAVPKRRVSHTRAAKRRTHYKVTLPIPVKDKDGSWKMPHRINKTTGEY; translated from the coding sequence ATGGCAGTACCTAAGAGAAGAGTTAGTCACACACGTGCAGCAAAGCGTAGAACTCATTATAAAGTGACACTTCCTATACCTGTAAAAGATAAAGACGGGTCTTGGAAGATGCCTCACCGTATAAATAAGACAACAGGCGAATACTAA
- the plsX gene encoding phosphate acyltransferase PlsX, translating into MIRIAIDAMGGDFGPEPIVAGVVEALKEVSFSAILVGDSNALKHLIPSKFQKFVHFVEASEVISMSDSATDALKRKDSSIYIAVEMLRNKEVDAVVSAGHSGATMSLATLRVGRIKGIARPAIATLMPNTGDSTTLVLDVGANVDCKAENLFQFAIMGEAYAKEILNRKNPRVGLLSNGEEKSKGNEVTKEAFGMLSRMKSFVGNAEGNQVFDGSVDVVVCDGFIGNILLKTSEGVADAIGKIIKKHAKKSPLAIAGSVLMKKVFRILKKQVSYDEYGGAPLLGVNGCVIVSHGKSNPKAIKNAIFQAVNFSHSHINKLIEEELNNFKTLSDE; encoded by the coding sequence ATGATACGCATTGCTATTGATGCTATGGGCGGAGATTTTGGTCCTGAACCCATAGTTGCTGGTGTTGTTGAGGCTTTAAAAGAAGTCAGTTTTTCGGCAATACTTGTAGGAGATAGCAATGCACTAAAACATCTCATACCATCTAAATTTCAAAAATTTGTCCATTTTGTAGAAGCTAGCGAAGTTATTTCTATGTCTGATTCTGCTACCGATGCTTTAAAACGTAAAGATAGTAGTATATATATAGCTGTAGAAATGCTTAGAAACAAAGAAGTTGATGCTGTTGTGTCAGCAGGGCATAGCGGTGCTACTATGAGCCTTGCAACTCTTAGAGTTGGGAGGATAAAAGGCATAGCTCGTCCAGCCATTGCTACATTAATGCCAAATACAGGAGATAGTACTACACTTGTTTTAGATGTTGGTGCTAATGTTGATTGTAAGGCTGAGAATTTATTTCAATTTGCTATCATGGGCGAAGCTTATGCAAAAGAGATATTAAATAGAAAAAATCCTAGAGTTGGTTTGCTTTCAAATGGAGAAGAAAAATCAAAAGGAAATGAAGTCACAAAAGAGGCTTTCGGCATGCTTTCTCGTATGAAAAGTTTTGTTGGAAATGCAGAGGGAAATCAAGTCTTTGATGGAAGTGTGGATGTTGTTGTTTGTGATGGTTTTATAGGAAATATCTTGTTAAAAACAAGTGAAGGTGTGGCAGATGCCATCGGAAAAATCATAAAAAAACATGCCAAAAAATCACCTTTGGCTATAGCAGGATCTGTTTTAATGAAGAAAGTATTTAGAATACTCAAAAAACAGGTAAGCTATGATGAGTATGGTGGGGCACCGCTTCTTGGTGTAAATGGATGTGTTATAGTAAGTCATGGAAAAAGCAATCCAAAAGCTATAAAAAATGCTATTTTCCAAGCAGTAAATTTTTCTCACTCTCATATAAATAAGCTTATAGAAGAAGAATTAAATAATTTTAAGACATTATCAGATGAATAA